A window from Pseudomonadota bacterium encodes these proteins:
- a CDS encoding MarR family transcriptional regulator, with product MRAKKVKIGIKSIEDALNDAKEVMKQIERGEKIKKEVGVYFTSFEAFRKALTPKRLELLHTVKTEQPRSINELARLLKRDIKNVAEDVKYLIQIGFIEREGHEREVKPSISYDRIALEIAI from the coding sequence ATGAGAGCAAAAAAGGTAAAGATAGGCATAAAAAGCATTGAAGACGCTCTCAATGATGCAAAAGAAGTAATGAAGCAAATTGAGCGCGGAGAAAAGATTAAAAAAGAGGTAGGGGTATACTTTACCAGCTTTGAGGCATTCAGGAAGGCTTTAACCCCGAAGAGGCTTGAGCTTCTGCACACGGTTAAGACAGAGCAGCCACGATCTATCAATGAGCTTGCACGTCTGTTAAAACGGGACATTAAAAATGTTGCCGAAGATGTAAAATACCTCATACAGATAGGTTTTATTGAAAGAGAAGGCCACGAAAGGGAGGTAAAACCGTCAATAAGCTATGACCGGATAGCTTTGGAAATAGCGATATAG